One genomic window of Terriglobales bacterium includes the following:
- a CDS encoding metal-dependent hydrolase, whose product MEPVTHFLTGACIGRAGFNRASGYATLMMTLAAEFPDVDILWGIKGPVEELAHHRGVTHSFIGAPIDSAIVLAIIYGINRWQKHRGKEPPLAPRWGLLFLFGIVATLSHILLDFTNNYGVRPLMPFNWRWYSWDIVFIVEPIMLVALFLGLVLPSIFGLVGGEIGARKEKFRGRWCAVWALIAVVALWWVRDYQHRKAVTLLTSADYRGEVVAKAAAMPYPVNPFVWEGVVETQSFYAKMPIDLRVANLDLQDRAKIFYKPTDTAITLAAKKSPLGRAYLDWSRFPLLDTEPPSAPGQDYDVHFRDLRFDYSATNFGQQNPRRTPLSADVFVNHRGEVVLMKMGDREERH is encoded by the coding sequence ATGGAACCAGTCACACACTTCCTTACCGGCGCATGCATCGGACGCGCAGGCTTCAACCGCGCCAGTGGTTACGCCACTCTCATGATGACGCTGGCAGCCGAATTTCCTGACGTCGACATTCTGTGGGGTATCAAAGGCCCAGTCGAGGAACTTGCTCATCACCGCGGAGTCACGCACAGCTTCATCGGCGCGCCGATTGATTCTGCGATTGTGCTCGCCATCATTTATGGCATTAATCGCTGGCAGAAGCACCGTGGCAAAGAGCCGCCACTCGCACCTCGATGGGGACTGCTGTTCCTTTTTGGGATTGTCGCCACGCTTAGCCACATACTTCTCGACTTCACCAACAACTACGGCGTGCGGCCGTTGATGCCATTCAACTGGCGCTGGTATTCCTGGGACATTGTTTTCATCGTTGAGCCGATCATGCTGGTGGCGCTCTTTCTGGGACTGGTTCTGCCCTCGATTTTCGGTCTCGTAGGCGGCGAGATAGGAGCGCGCAAAGAGAAGTTTCGCGGCCGATGGTGCGCGGTGTGGGCCTTGATTGCTGTTGTGGCTCTATGGTGGGTTCGCGATTACCAGCACCGCAAAGCCGTCACGCTGCTCACCTCGGCCGATTATCGGGGTGAAGTTGTCGCTAAGGCTGCCGCTATGCCTTATCCGGTCAACCCGTTCGTGTGGGAGGGAGTTGTCGAAACACAGAGCTTCTATGCGAAGATGCCAATCGATTTGCGTGTAGCCAATCTCGACCTCCAGGACCGCGCAAAGATCTTCTACAAGCCGACCGATACCGCGATTACGCTGGCAGCAAAAAAATCGCCCTTAGGACGCGCATATCTGGACTGGTCACGGTTCCCATTGCTCGATACCGAGCCACCCTCCGCCCCTGGTCAGGATTACGACGTTCACTTCCGCGATCTCCGCTTCGACTACTCGGCCACCAACTTCGGACAGCAGAACCCGCGGCGCACACCGCTTTCGGCTGACGTCTTTGTGAATCACAGAGGGGAAGTGGTTCTGATGAAGATGGGCGATCGCGAAGAGCGGCACTGA
- a CDS encoding L-rhamnose mutarotase, protein MSRRYCLALDLKDDPQLIAEYKRYHEKIWPEITKSIKDAGIEDLEIYLLGSRLFMIMEVNEAFSFAAKAEADRTNPKVQEWEKLMWKFQKPLPQAKPGEKWILMDRIFKLERS, encoded by the coding sequence GTGAGTCGCCGTTATTGCCTTGCCCTGGATCTGAAAGACGACCCGCAACTCATCGCCGAGTACAAGCGCTATCACGAGAAGATCTGGCCGGAGATCACGAAGAGCATCAAGGACGCGGGAATCGAGGACCTTGAAATCTATCTCCTCGGCTCACGGCTGTTCATGATCATGGAAGTGAATGAGGCTTTTTCTTTCGCAGCGAAAGCGGAGGCAGATCGCACCAATCCTAAAGTGCAGGAATGGGAAAAGCTGATGTGGAAATTCCAGAAGCCGCTACCGCAGGCAAAGCCCGGCGAGAAGTGGATTCTGATGGATCGCATTTTCAAGCTGGAGCGTTCATAA
- a CDS encoding alpha-L-fucosidase, with translation MIDTRISRRAWLKGVSASLVTAATMRGQTAPTQSAPATQAASEDQQQTPVGEPPAIAANREQRMQWWHAAKFGMFIHWGLYSVHGRHEWAMEDEAIPIEEYMQFAKQFKPKPNAPRDFARLAKAAGQRYMVLTTKHHEGFCNFDTKLTNYCATKQGPGRDLVREYVEAARAEGVRVGFYYSLMDWHHPDGARCATDEAARRRFVDYTHGLIRELMTNYGKIDVLWYDVAWPLDRVGWESEKMNEMVFELQPEIIVNNRNKLQGDFSTPEQHITAEKGGRAWESCMTLNDSWGYQRADNNWKSAKTVVRNLIQCARDGGNYLLNIGPRGDGSIPEESVRILEEVGRWMSKNGDTIYKSDLCQPRRSNYASFTRIGNTLFMHVHYWPGGDVEMGGLMTKAKSARLYATNQKLDFKQDPYQLKIYNLPQQAPDQPVTTIAIECEAEPTQDNIFVRKEKPRDGV, from the coding sequence ATGATCGATACTCGAATTTCACGCCGCGCGTGGCTAAAGGGAGTAAGCGCGTCACTCGTTACCGCGGCCACGATGCGCGGCCAGACTGCGCCAACTCAGAGTGCTCCGGCAACTCAGGCTGCGTCCGAAGACCAGCAGCAGACTCCAGTAGGCGAGCCGCCGGCGATTGCTGCCAATCGCGAGCAACGGATGCAATGGTGGCATGCCGCCAAGTTCGGCATGTTCATCCATTGGGGCTTGTACAGCGTGCATGGCCGGCACGAGTGGGCAATGGAAGACGAGGCGATTCCGATCGAGGAGTACATGCAGTTCGCGAAGCAGTTCAAGCCCAAGCCGAATGCGCCGCGCGACTTTGCGCGCCTTGCCAAAGCTGCGGGGCAGAGATACATGGTGCTGACGACCAAGCATCATGAAGGATTCTGCAACTTCGACACCAAGCTGACTAACTATTGCGCAACCAAGCAAGGCCCGGGACGCGATCTGGTACGCGAGTACGTGGAAGCAGCGCGGGCGGAAGGAGTGCGCGTCGGCTTCTATTACTCTCTGATGGATTGGCATCATCCTGACGGCGCGCGGTGCGCAACCGATGAAGCTGCGCGAAGGCGCTTCGTGGACTACACGCATGGTCTGATCCGCGAGCTGATGACCAACTACGGAAAAATCGACGTTCTCTGGTACGACGTTGCATGGCCACTCGATCGCGTAGGCTGGGAATCGGAGAAGATGAATGAGATGGTCTTCGAGCTCCAGCCGGAGATCATCGTGAACAATCGCAACAAGCTGCAGGGCGATTTCTCCACTCCAGAGCAGCACATCACTGCAGAAAAGGGCGGACGCGCGTGGGAATCCTGCATGACGCTCAACGACAGTTGGGGATACCAGCGTGCGGATAACAACTGGAAGAGCGCCAAGACTGTAGTCCGCAACTTGATTCAATGCGCGCGCGACGGCGGCAATTATCTCCTGAACATTGGTCCCCGCGGCGATGGTTCAATTCCGGAAGAGTCGGTGCGCATTCTTGAAGAGGTCGGAAGGTGGATGAGCAAGAACGGCGACACCATCTACAAGTCCGACCTCTGCCAGCCGCGCCGCTCAAACTATGCCAGCTTTACCCGAATTGGGAATACGCTGTTCATGCATGTTCACTACTGGCCGGGTGGCGATGTGGAAATGGGCGGATTGATGACGAAGGCCAAATCGGCGCGGCTTTACGCCACCAATCAAAAGCTCGACTTCAAGCAGGATCCGTATCAGCTCAAAATCTACAACCTGCCTCAGCAGGCGCCGGATCAGCCGGTCACAACCATCGCGATTGAATGCGAGGCCGAGCCAACTCAGGACAACATTTTTGTGCGTAAGGAGAAGCCGCGGGACGGGGTGTAG